In Ruminiclostridium papyrosolvens DSM 2782, the following proteins share a genomic window:
- a CDS encoding ABC transporter permease → MSLLNNILYDMIYHSAPLILAVLGGLFAHKANVLNIGLEGMMLMGAFSSTLFVLITGNLWLGILISILCTLILGLIFSFFGITMKSNFIITGFGINIFVAALSSFVLKYMEMANINVSSIVNTAGLKINIPVIKDIPILNSLLSGHTAITYLSIILIAVVTVIMYNTKFGVYVRVVGENEEAAKSVGINSAAIKYIAVLIGAALCGLAGANLAVERMALFTNNMTAGRGFIAIAAIYCGQAKPVKSAMYAILFGLAKSLAINLALFAGPVSGLFEIVPYLMIVIVLFAVSAIEKRRTNIRGFKLE, encoded by the coding sequence ATGAGCTTATTGAATAACATTTTGTATGACATGATCTATCATAGTGCTCCGTTGATTCTTGCCGTACTGGGTGGTTTATTTGCACACAAGGCAAACGTCCTTAACATCGGACTTGAAGGTATGATGCTTATGGGGGCGTTCAGCAGTACACTGTTTGTTCTGATTACGGGGAACTTGTGGTTAGGAATTTTAATAAGTATTTTATGTACACTTATTTTGGGCTTAATCTTTTCGTTCTTTGGAATCACAATGAAAAGTAACTTTATCATAACAGGTTTCGGTATAAACATTTTTGTTGCCGCCTTGAGTTCATTTGTTCTTAAATACATGGAAATGGCTAATATCAATGTCAGCTCTATTGTTAATACGGCAGGCTTAAAAATAAATATACCTGTTATAAAGGATATACCGATTCTGAATTCACTTTTAAGCGGACACACAGCGATTACCTATTTAAGCATTATACTCATTGCTGTTGTCACCGTGATTATGTATAACACAAAATTCGGTGTTTACGTAAGGGTTGTGGGTGAGAATGAAGAAGCTGCAAAATCTGTTGGTATCAACAGTGCTGCAATAAAGTATATAGCAGTGCTTATAGGAGCTGCTTTATGTGGCTTGGCAGGTGCCAATCTGGCTGTTGAAAGAATGGCGCTGTTTACTAACAACATGACAGCAGGAAGAGGTTTTATAGCAATAGCTGCAATATATTGCGGACAAGCCAAGCCCGTTAAGTCAGCTATGTACGCAATTCTTTTCGGACTTGCAAAGTCACTGGCCATAAACCTTGCACTGTTTGCAGGACCTGTATCGGGACTGTTTGAAATAGTACCATACCTGATGATTGTTATAGTATTGTTTGCGGTTTCGGCTATTGAGAAAAGACGTACTAATATAAGGGGGTTTAAGCTTGAATAA
- a CDS encoding ABC transporter permease translates to MKKNNTLLKNIFNVLFPVISALILGGIIIAAIGENPFLTYSVMIKKSLFSLDGLLKTLHFAAPLILTGLAIAITFKANIFNMGVEGQAVLGAFFAGVVGFTVKGLPPVLHIGLCVLTGIVVGMLFALIPALLKAYFNVNEMVVTLMLNYVVVEIVKFLSQGVFKDPASGYVSTYPIEESAMFKKIFGSNLTVFFFIALIVFVIMYIVFNKSKLGYEIKAIGKNPEFSEATGMNVSKKIIIIMLISGAISGLAGAGFLMSEKYRFTLDFSGSPGLGWDGMLIALLGSHNPVGILVAAVFYSALKTGSDYIGVFTNVPKDIVGVIQGILILLLSVKFFNEQFHLFEKVKLLWKKSSSTDFNK, encoded by the coding sequence ATGAAGAAAAATAATACACTTTTAAAAAATATATTTAATGTTTTATTTCCGGTAATCAGTGCCCTTATATTAGGAGGGATTATAATTGCGGCAATAGGTGAAAATCCTTTTTTGACATATTCCGTAATGATTAAAAAATCTCTCTTTAGTCTGGACGGACTTTTAAAAACCTTGCACTTTGCAGCTCCTTTAATATTAACCGGTCTTGCAATTGCAATAACCTTTAAGGCAAATATTTTTAATATGGGTGTTGAAGGTCAGGCTGTGTTGGGTGCGTTTTTCGCGGGAGTTGTGGGATTTACCGTAAAGGGATTACCTCCTGTACTTCATATTGGATTGTGTGTACTGACAGGTATTGTTGTGGGAATGCTTTTTGCACTTATTCCTGCACTGCTCAAAGCATATTTCAATGTTAATGAAATGGTTGTAACACTTATGCTCAACTATGTAGTTGTAGAAATAGTAAAGTTTCTTTCTCAGGGAGTTTTCAAAGATCCGGCCTCGGGATATGTTTCAACATATCCAATAGAGGAAAGTGCAATGTTCAAAAAAATATTCGGCTCTAATCTTACGGTATTCTTCTTTATAGCACTTATAGTTTTTGTAATCATGTATATAGTTTTCAATAAATCAAAGCTTGGATATGAAATAAAAGCAATAGGTAAAAACCCTGAGTTTTCAGAAGCCACAGGTATGAATGTCAGCAAAAAGATTATTATCATAATGCTTATAAGTGGTGCAATTAGCGGCTTGGCAGGTGCCGGATTCCTCATGAGCGAAAAGTATCGGTTTACTCTTGATTTTTCCGGAAGTCCGGGATTGGGCTGGGATGGTATGCTGATAGCGCTTCTTGGCAGTCATAATCCTGTAGGAATTCTTGTGGCAGCTGTATTCTACTCAGCTCTGAAAACCGGAAGTGACTATATCGGAGTATTTACCAATGTTCCAAAGGACATCGTAGGTGTTATTCAGGGCATTCTGATACTGCTACTATCTGTAAAGTTCTTTAATGAACAGTTTCATTTGTTTGAGAAAGTTAAATTATTATGGAAGAAGTCTTCAAGTACAGACTTTAATAAATAG
- a CDS encoding cysteine hydrolase family protein gives MNNTALVIVDMVKDFTDPEGLVFYPQNLEILPRIKKVLDECRKHNMLVIFLRHSNRKDKFDKNLINMRPNCIEGTGGDEIDPMLTVDPVKDYVIKKRRYSGFFATDLDMVLRENKIQNVIIVGTKTNCCIRATVTDAYYLDYTPIVVSDCVATNDETVNQVHLTDIKKYLGKVVTSQELFNLLDKGEMV, from the coding sequence TTGAATAATACAGCACTCGTTATAGTAGACATGGTAAAGGATTTCACTGACCCCGAAGGGCTGGTGTTCTACCCTCAGAACCTTGAAATATTGCCAAGAATAAAAAAAGTTCTTGATGAATGCAGGAAACATAATATGCTTGTTATCTTTCTGAGGCACAGTAACAGAAAGGATAAATTCGATAAAAATCTCATTAACATGCGTCCAAACTGTATTGAAGGCACCGGTGGTGATGAGATAGACCCTATGCTCACCGTTGACCCGGTGAAGGATTATGTTATTAAAAAAAGACGCTACAGTGGTTTTTTTGCTACTGACCTAGACATGGTACTAAGAGAAAACAAAATTCAAAATGTCATTATAGTTGGTACTAAAACAAATTGTTGTATCAGAGCAACAGTCACAGACGCTTATTATCTGGATTATACTCCTATAGTAGTGTCAGACTGTGTGGCAACTAATGACGAAACGGTTAATCAGGTTCACTTGACCGACATAAAGAAATATTTAGGCAAGGTAGTGACTTCACAGGAGCTTTTCAATCTCCTGGATAAAGGGGAGATGGTCTGA
- a CDS encoding carbohydrate kinase family protein produces the protein MKYDVVINGYVSLDRIIKTTTPLRYGYTSLVENSDNARIQYGGCSTNIAYLMAKLNMKALPVIRVGEEDYRETGFYDYLQNIGVCMDAVEIVPNETTSNCYLIADSENNHVTIFYPGAMDKKYAKGMKPEFFRQSQLGVMTVGSYEDNLEFYKQCMAEKVPLVFGMKCDFDAFPEKFFKEVLTSSSIIFCNEGEQGEIQRVFELNDIRELFDKTAAQIIVTTLGKKGSVYYQKTENGILSHRITAAEFGRVVDTTGSGDAFMAGFLYGYLKGRSIKDCCSLGSVLSSFIIEKVGCTTNAPTEQEFLERFEKFIEEEV, from the coding sequence ATGAAATATGATGTTGTAATAAACGGATATGTCAGTTTGGACAGAATTATAAAAACAACAACTCCTTTAAGATACGGATATACTTCGCTGGTAGAAAACAGTGATAATGCAAGGATTCAGTACGGAGGATGCTCTACTAATATTGCTTATCTCATGGCAAAGCTTAATATGAAGGCCCTTCCTGTTATAAGAGTTGGAGAAGAGGACTACAGAGAGACAGGATTCTATGATTATCTTCAAAATATTGGGGTATGCATGGATGCAGTTGAAATAGTTCCCAATGAAACAACTTCAAACTGTTACCTTATAGCTGATTCGGAAAATAACCACGTTACTATTTTTTATCCCGGAGCTATGGACAAAAAGTATGCAAAGGGAATGAAGCCGGAATTTTTCAGACAGTCACAGCTTGGTGTCATGACTGTTGGCTCTTATGAAGATAATCTTGAGTTTTATAAACAGTGTATGGCTGAAAAAGTTCCTCTGGTTTTTGGAATGAAATGTGATTTTGATGCATTCCCTGAAAAATTCTTTAAGGAGGTCCTCACTTCCAGCAGTATCATATTCTGCAACGAAGGAGAGCAGGGAGAGATACAGAGAGTTTTTGAGCTCAATGATATCAGGGAGCTGTTTGATAAGACAGCAGCACAGATTATTGTAACAACACTGGGCAAGAAGGGAAGCGTCTATTACCAGAAGACAGAAAACGGAATCCTGTCCCATCGGATAACAGCAGCAGAGTTTGGAAGGGTAGTTGATACCACCGGTTCAGGAGATGCATTTATGGCAGGCTTCTTGTACGGATATCTCAAAGGCAGAAGTATAAAGGACTGCTGCAGCCTTGGAAGTGTACTATCCTCCTTTATCATCGAAAAGGTGGGCTGTACCACCAATGCTCCTACTGAACAGGAATTTCTTGAGAGATTCGAAAAATTTATAGAAGAGGAAGTGTGA